The following coding sequences lie in one Syngnathoides biaculeatus isolate LvHL_M chromosome 16, ASM1980259v1, whole genome shotgun sequence genomic window:
- the pdap1b gene encoding pdgfa associated protein 1b isoform X2, giving the protein MKAEEERKTAEDEGAAQNDITEKLQASGSDDSDDDSSQRKRVGVEGLIEIENPNRIAQKSKKVTHIELDEPKQLSRREREEIEKQKAKERYMKMHLAGKTDQAKADLARLAIIKKQREEAARKKEEEKKAREAKEAAAAARKGLNSLSLK; this is encoded by the exons gctGAGGATGAAGGTGCAGCACAGAATGACATTACGGAAAAGTTACAAGCATCAGGATCAGATGATAGTGATGATGACAGTTCACAG AGGAAGAGGGTAGGTGTGGAGGGCTTGATAGAAATTGAAAATCCCAACAGAATCGCTCAGAAGTCCAAGAAGGTGACTCACATAGAGTTGGACGAGCCCAAGCAATTGTCGAGGAGAGAGAG AGAAGAGATTGAGAAGCAGAAAGCAAAGGAACGCTACATGAAGATGCATTTAGCGGGGAAGACGGACCAGGCCAAAGCTGACCTCGCCCGCCTTGCCATCATCAAGAAACAGAGAGAGGAAGCGgcgagaaagaaagaagaagagaagaaag CAAGagaagcaaaagaagcagcagcggCAGCCAGGAAAGGGTTAAACTCCCTCTCACTAAAATGA